The genomic DNA GGCTGGAATAATATTGTGCTAGACCCTGTTATGATTGCTAAGGGTGGAGCATCATTATTACAACAAGAAGCAGTACAAGCATTAAAGGAATATTTATTACCAGTAGCAACTGTTATAACACCGAATGTTCCGGAAGCAGAAGTGTTAACTGGGCTGGAAATTCATAACGTTGAAGATAGTAAAGAGGCTGCAAAAGTACTTCATGAATTAGGTGCGAAATATGTACTCATGAAGGGCGGACATGCAGAATATCAAGGTAATGAAGTAATTGATTTACTCTTTGATGGAGAAGAGTTTATTGAATTTAGAAGTGAGAGAATTCCTTCAAAGCAAACGCACGGAAGCGGCTGTACATTTGCGTCAGCAGTTACAGCTGGACTTGCGAAAGGATACTCGATGGAAGAGGCAGTTCAAGAGGCTAAACAATTTATTAGTATAGCAATTGAAGAACCGTTGAATATTGGAAGTGGTCATGGACCGACGAATCACTTTGCATACAAATTGAATAAAGCATAAGCATGAATAATAGAAAAGTCAGTTTTATAACTGGCTTTTTTTCTGTTTACTTTTTCCAAATACAGGAGTAATATATCAGCCAGAATACATTTTTGTAATACGCTGAGTCCAATTCTATGGAGCGGAGGAACCAATTTGTGCAGTGTCACTAGGGGTGAATCTTTCAATTTTGAAAGTAGGGCTACTCTCAAAGTCCGAATCCGACAGCTAACTTCGTAAGCGTCTTGAGAGAGGACGGTGCCATGATGGATACATCACTTCATCGATCTGATTAGTATAGGGGAATATCAATCTATGTTTGAGTTCTTTTATGCTAAGGAGGATGAGGTATATGGAACTAACACTTATTTGTGTTGGAGAAGAAAGCAAGGTAAATAGTTTAATAGATTTAGTAGCTTTTCAACATGAGTTAATTATTTTTACAGCAAATGAAGAGATAGCGGCTGAAGTTAGGAATTGTGGATTTGATTGGACGTATAGTTGTAGTAAGAAGCAGGATTTTACTAGTATTTGTGAGTGTATTAAGAAGGTGATTCTGCTAGGGGATGAGCTTCCGATCGTTAGCTTCTTCACAGAACACATTCGTTTTTCTTTCCAAGCGCCTATTACTGTTGTTACAAGGAATAAACGATATCCAGCGAGGCTCTATGAAACAATTGGAGCTACATTTGTCGTGTTTACGAATTGTGATAATATTTCTTTTTTATGTTTTGAATAAGGCGGGGGAGAAGAAAATGAAGGTGTTATTACTAGGAGATATAGCGAATCGTTGGGCGGTATCGGTAGAGAGAGTTCAAGAATTGGTGGTGCTCGATCCTATTTTTCCAAGGCCCTATATCATATTACCATCAAAAGACGCTTTATATTTAAAATCAGATGTTATCGAATATGAGCAGCTACACGCAGAGTTGTCACAAGTTTATATTCGCGGGAGAAATTTACGTGCTTTTTTACGAGGGGAATAAATAGTGAATAAAAAAGAGCGAATGCTAAGTGCAACAAGCTATGCACTTCATGTCATTCGCTCTTTTTATTTCGTATTTAAAAGGTTATTTCTGTGAAAAAGAAAGAAAAGACGAGAAAACAGATGAAAGAATATTAATAACACTAAATGTAAGCGTTTAAACAGATGGATATTTTCTTATTTTCAGTAATTTGCCTCTTTACAAGTTAAATATAGAGGAGTATATTTACTCTCATAAATCATTCATGAAATTTCCAAAAAAACCTAAAATCGCTGAGTTCCAGAAATGGAGCGGGGGAACCAATTTTGTGCATCGTCACTTGGGGTGAATCTTTCAGTTTTGAAAGTAGGGCTACTCTTTAGGCCCGAATCCGACAGCTAACCTCGTAAGCGTTTAGAGAGGAGGTTTACTTTGTGTTGTTCATTTCGAACACTAAGTAGAGCTTAGTGTTCTTTTTTTGATAATTAAATGGTAAATTTTTACAAAGAGGAGAGAGGTAACTATGTTAGATGTGGTAATGATCGGGATTTTTGTTGTGTTAGTTGCATCGATGGCAAGTCTTGCAAGTTGGTCAGATAAAGTTGTGAAAGAAGAGAAGCAATCATGATGATTGCCTTATCGGTTATTGTTGCAGCAATTACGGTGTACTTAGTGTATGCATTATTAAATCCGGAGAAGTTTTAATTAGGGGGAATCATTCATTATGATTTGGGTTGCAGTCGTTATTACAATGCTATTGTTTATTCTTGTGGCAAAGCCAACGGGAATTTATTTAGAGAAAGCCTTTCAAGGTAGTAAAAAGCTAGATAAAGTATTCGGGCCTTTTGAAAAACTTATTTTTAAAATTACGGGTGTAAAAGAATACAATCAAACGTGGAAACAGTACGCATTATCATTAGTTTTATTAAATGGATTTATGATTGTTGTCGTATATTTCATTTTCAGATTACAAGGAGTATTGCCATTAAATCCAGCACACATTGAAGGAATGGAACCTACGCTCGCTTTTAATACAGCAATTAGTTTTATGGCTGATACAAACTTACAGCATTATAGCGGTGAAAATGGTTTATCTTATTTATCACAATTAATTGGAATTACATTCTTAATGTTTGCAGCACCGGCAACGACTTTAGCGCTCGTTATGGCATTTATAAGAGGACTGGCTGGAAAAGAACTCGGTAACTTTTTCGTTGATTTTACGAGAGCGTTAACGAGAGTTTTTCTTCCTATCGCATGTATTGCGGCACTAGCCTTTGTTGCACTTGGCGTACCACAAACGTTAGACGGAGCAGTTACGGCACAAACGATTGATGGCGCGAAGCAAAGTATTTTACGTGGGCCAGTTGCATCATTCGTTTCAATTAAGGAACTTGGGAATAACGGTGGTGGATTTTTCGGGGCAAACTCTACACATCCTTTTGAAAACCCAGGACAAATGAGTAATATTTTGCAAATGATGCTTATGATGTTATTGCCAACAGCACTACCATTCACGTACGGACGAATGGTAGGAAATAAAAAACAAGGACGTATTCTTTTCGTTTCACTATTCATGGTGTTTTTACTAGGGTTTATAACGATTACGACATCTGAACTAAACGGGAATCCGGCATTAAATGGAATGGGTATTGAACACGTACAAGGAAGTACAGAAGGAAAAGAAGTAAGGTTCGGAACAGTATTTTCTTCCCTTTATGCGACTGTAACGACAGCTGCTGAAACAGGGGCTGTTAATACGATGCATGATACGTTAACACCAATTGGTGGGTTAGTTCCACTTGTAAATATGATGTTAAATACAGTATATGGCGGCGTTGGGGCAGGTTTTGTGAACATTATTATGTATGCGATTATCGCAGTCTTTATATCTGGATTGATGGTTGGACGGACACCAGAGTTTTTAGGTAAGAAAATTGAAGGTAAGGAAATGAAGTTAATTGCGGTAACGATACTATTTCATCCACTGCTTATTTTAGGATTTTCAGCATTAGCTCTTTCAACAAGTTTAGGAACGGATGCTATTTCTCATTCCGGTTTCCACGGTTTGACGCAAGTGGTATATGAATATACATCGTCAGCTGCGAATAACGGATCTGGATTTGAAGGATTAGCAGATAATACACCGTTTTGGAATATTACAACTGGTTTAGTTATGTTTTTAGGTCGCTATTTCAGTTTAATTACGATGCTAGCTGTGGCAGCTTCATTGAAAGAAAAGACGGTTGTACCAGAAACAGTCGGAACGTTCCGTACGGATAATAGTTTATTTGGCGGCATTTTCATCGGAACAATTGTAATTGTCGGTGCATTAACATTCTTCCCGATGTTAGTACTCGGTCCAATTGCAGAATTTCTTACATTGAAGTAATGGAGGGTAAATGATGAGACCGGTAGTAGTAAAAGAAAAAAGAGTAAATCAGTCACAAATACATGCTGTAGAAGATGAAGTTAGACAAGCGAAAACGATGGATCGTGATATCGTAACACATGCGATGAAGCAATCTGTTGCGAAATTGAACCCGAAGGTCATGATAAAGAATCCGATTATGTTCGTTGTGGAAATTGGATTTATCATTACGTTCATTTTATCTTTTCTTCCAAGCAGTTCTAGTAGTATACCAGGATGGTTTAATATAACAGTTTCTCTCATTCTATTATTTACAGTTTTATTTGCTAACTTTGCAGAAGCTTTAGCGGAAGGTCGGGGAAAAGCGCAAGCCGATTCCTTAAAACAGTCGAAGAAAGATGTATTTGCAAATGTTGTAAAAGAAAATGGAGACATCGTTCAAGTTTCAGCAACTGATCTTAGAAAAGGTGACGTTGTTATTGTAAAACAAGGAGAAATGATTCCAAGTGATGGGGAAGTAATAAAAGGATTAGCGTCTGTCGATGAATCTGCGATTACAGGGGAATCAGCTCCTGTAATAAAAGAAGCCGGAGGTGATTTTTGCTCCGTAACAGGCGGTACGATGGTTGTAAGTGATGAGATTACGATTGTCATTACGAGTAATCCTGGTGAATCATTTATTGATAAAATGATTTCGTTAGTAGAAGGGGCTTCTCGTCAAAAAACGCCGAATGAGATTGCTTTAAATACAGTATTAACGAGTTTAACGCTTATTTTCTTAATCGTTGTTGTGACGCTGCCGATTTTTACAAATTACTTAGGATTTCAAATTGATACAGCTGTACTTGTAGCGTTGTTAGTTTGTTTAATTCCAACGACAATTGGTGGATTATTATCGGCAATTGGTATTGCTGGGATGGACCGCGTGACAAAGTTTAATGTGTTAGCGATGTCGGGTAAAGCAGTGGAAGCTGCGGGTGATATTAATACAATTATTTTAGATAAAACGGGTACGATTACTTTCGGGAACCGAATGGCTCATACATTATTACCTGTAGGAAATGAAACGATTGAGCAAGTTGGAAAGTGGGCTGCTATTAGCTCAGTTTTAGATGAAACACCAGAAGGTCGATCAGTTATAGAATATGTAAAAACGAAGTCTATATCATATAATCGAGAAATTGCAGAACAAGGTGAATTTGTTCCATTTAAAGCAGAAACGAGAATGAGTGGTGTTGATTTACAGGACGGAACGAAAGTGAGAAAAGGTGCTGTAGGTAGCGTAATTGAATGGGTTCAGTCACAAGGTGGAACGATTCCGAAAGATGTAAATCAAAAAGCAGACTTCATTTCAAAAGAGGGCGGAACACCACTTGTAGTTGCAGTGGATAATCGTATTTACGGTTTAATCTATTTAAAAGATACAGTAAAACCTGGCATGCGTGAACGTTTTGAACAGTTGCGTCAAATGGGGATTAAAACGGTTATGTGTACAGGGGATAACCCATTAACAGCAGCAACAATTGCAAAAGAAGCAGGGGTAGATGAATTCGTTGCCGAGTGTAAACCAGAAGATAAAATTGCTGTTATTAAAGCAGAGCAAGATAAAGGGAAACTTGTAGCGATGACAGGTGATGGTACAAATGATGCGCCGGCATTAGCGCAGGCTGACGTTGGATTAGCAATGAATAGCGGGACGACAGCTGCAAAAGAAGCAGCAAATATGATTGATTTAGATTCGAACCCAACAAAAATTATTGAGGTTGTAGGAATCGGTAAGCAATTGTTAATGACACGTGGTGCGTTAACGACGTTTAGTATTGCAAATGATATCGCTAAATATTTCGCTATTATTCCAGCGATGTTTACACTTGCGATCCCACAAATGGAAGCATTGAACATTATGAAACTAACATCACCACTGTCAGCGATTTTATCAGCATTAATATTTAATGCAGTTATTATTCCATTACTCATTCCATTGGCGATGAAAGGTATCGCATATAAACCGATGAGTTCGAATGCACTACTTGGCCGAAACCTACTTATTTATGGGCTGGGCGGAGTGATTGTACCGTTCATTGGAATTAAAGTAATTGATATGATTGTCGGCTTGTTCATATAAGGAAGAGGGGAAAAAGATGGCGAAGAAACAAAGTATACTATCACCGATTATACGTATTACTTTTACATTTTTAGTGTTGTGCGGCTTTGTATATCCGCTTATTGTTACTGGTATTGCACAAGCAGTAATGAAGGATAATGCGGATGGAAGTCTAATATATAATGATAAAAATGAAGTGATTGGTTCTAAATTAATTGGTCAAAATTTCACAGATCCACGTTATTTTCATGGACGTGTCTCTAGTATTGAATATAAAGCAGAAGCGTCTGGTTCAAATAACTATGCACCGTCTAATCCAGATTTAGAGAAACGAGTAGAGAAAAGTATTGAAGAGTGGAAGAAACAAAATCCCACTGTTCCGGTTACAGAAGTGCCGATCGATTTAGTGACGAATTCAGGTTCAGGGCTTGATCCTGACATTAGTCCGAAGGCAGCTTCCGTACAGGTAGAGCGCATATCGAAATTAACGAATATTCCGAAAGAAACGCTGGATCAATTGATTAAAGATCAAACGGAAGATGCGGCACTTGGCTTATTTGGAGAAAACCGCGTGAACGTTTTAAAGTTAAATTTACAATTACAGAAATTAATGAAATAGTAACAACGCTACCTCAATCTAACGGATTGAGGTAGCGTTGTTTCGAAAGAAAGGTTGTGAATGTTTTGTATGCGGATGACTATAAACCAACTTTTCAAAGGCGAACACCAGAAGAGTATTTAGAATATATTCGTCAGCAAAATCGCGGGAAGTTAAAGTTATATGTGGGGGCTGCTCCAGGAGTAGGGAAAAGTTATAAAATGCTCTTTGATGCAAGAGAGATGAAAAAAGATGGTATGGATATTGTAATTGGTTTAATTGAAACGCACGGAAGAAAAGAGACGGAAGAAGCAATTGCAGATTTAGAAAAGGTTTCTTTAAAAGAAATACAGTATAAAGGAAAAATATTTTATGAACTTGATGTGGAAGAAATTATAAAACGTGCACCGCAAGTAGTCGTAGTTGATGAACTGGCACATAGTAATATACCAGGTTCCAAACATAAAAAACGTTACATGGATGTGCAAGAATTGCTAGAGGCTGGTATATCCGTATTATCAGCGTTTAATATTCAGCATTTAGAAAGTGTTCATGATATTGTAGCTCAAATTACGAATATAAAAGTACGAGAACGAATTCCAGATTTTATTTTGCAAAAGGCGAATGAAATTCAGCTCGTTGATGCAACACCTGAGGTATTAAGGAAGAGATTAATAGATGGAAAGATATATAAGGAAGAAAAAATTCAGCAAAGCTTACAAAATTTCTTTACGCTTAATAATCTAGGGGCACTCAGAGAGTTATCGCTTCGTGAAGTTGCCGATGATATGGACGAGAAAATTAGCCAAACAGTAATAGAACCGATTGGCGTAAAAGAAAAAATTCTTGTTTGTGTACAATATAGCTCAACAGCGGAGAAATTAATAAGACGAGGATGGCGCATGGCTGATCGGTTAAACGCTGAATTGTATGTATTAAATGTTGAAAGAGAAAATATAGACTCTCTTTCAGCTGGTAAAAAGCAAACAATTGAAGAATGGAAGGCGCTCACGAATCAATTTGATGCGAGTTTTGTGTTAGAAGAGGCGAAAGGGAGAAAGCCAGCGGATGTTATTATTGAAGTCGCGAAAAGATTACAAGTAACGCAAATTTTACTGGGGCAATCGGCAAGAACAAGGTGGGAAGAAATAAGAAAAGGCTCGATTGTAAATGAGATTATGAGACAAACGAAGTATATTGATATTCATATTGTTGCGGATCAACGAGCGTAAAATAGAGACCATCTGTAGGTCTCTATTTTACTTTTTGTGTGGCGGGGAAGCGTAGCATTTTCATCGCATATAAGATTATGATTAGAAACATAATTGCACCTAGGAAGAAAATCCAAAAGTAATTTTGATTAAATAAAAGAAATCCACCTACAAGTGGCCCTGTGCTCATACCGAAATAGCGGATAAAGTTGTACATACCGATAGCAGTTGCGCGTTCTTGTACGAATTCTTCCGTTAATAAAGTAGTGTGAGTTGGCATAGACAGTCCCATACTAAAACCGTATAAAGAGGTAACGATAATGATGAATGGAATGTTGATGCTATATGTGAAAGAGAATAAAGTGACACATATAATATTGAAGAAACTAGTAATGAATAAAGCTTGCTTTGTTGTGAGAAGTTTTTGCAAAAGTTTATAGCAATAACTTCCTAACATGATGGAAAGGGACATTGGTATAAACATAAGACCGATTTCACTTGCAGTTAGGTGAAATGAATTTGTTAAAATGCTCGGTAAAAAAACGAGAAAGCAAAAGTAAATACAAAATTGAATAAAGCCAATAAGAGTAATAGAAAATCCAGTTGTATTTTTTAAGATAAGCCAGTAATTCTTTTTTGCTTGCGGTTGCTTCATTACAGTTGGTTTTGTTTCTGGAAGTAGTGAAATGTTTATAATTAATAAGAGAATGCCAAGTATAGATAAAAACAGAAATACGGATAAGTGGCCATTTATACTGCCGAGATAACCACCTATGAGAGGGCCAATCGCAGGTGCGAGAGCAAGTAACATTTGATAGAGGCTCATTGCTTCTCCACGTTCTTTTCCTTCAAATAAATCACCAATAATCGTTGCTGCGACTACAGGTATAGCTGCTATTCCTATAGCTTGAACAGCTCTAAAAAATAGAAATAAATAAACGTTCGCCGAAAAAGCACATCCAATTGAACCAATTGTACTAATGACTAAACTAGGGATAAGGACAGATTTTCTCCCTTTTGTATCAATTAAAGGTCCATAGAAGAGCTGCATAATCGCAAGAACGAATGTGAAAATTGAAACTGTTAAATTTACAAGATAAAGAGAAGTGTGAAAAGAAGCTTGAATCATAGGCAAGATAGGTGTGTAAATATTTTGAGCGAAGGAACCGAGTAAGGCACTAATACAGATAACATATAAAATGAAATTTAGTTTGGATTTTTTCATTGTGTTAACCTCCTTTTTATTTTGTTTCCTTGGAAACTAAATTTATTTTAACATGTTTTTCTCACTTGTAAATATGAAAAAATGATTTTAAAATGGTATATAGTGAAATTGTTTCTTTGGAAACTTAGGGGGCGAACGGATTGGATTATGCAACGAAGCAAATGGAAATACTTTCGGACATTCGTACACTTTTGCATAAAAAAGAAGAACATTTGAAAGGACAAAATGAGAAGTTTCTTCGTGAGACAGGTGTAAGTGGTATGTCTTTATCTGAGTTACATGTGATCGAGTGTATCGGGAAAAATGATCTGATGAATGTAACGGCAATTACGACAGAAATGGGAATAACGAAGGGCGCAATCTCTAAAATTTGTACAAAGTTGTTTCAAAAGCAATTCGTTGAGAAGATACAAATGTTAGATAATCAAAAAGAAATTTTTTTCCGCTTAACGGAAAGCGGAAATGAAATATATAAAGCTCATGATAAATTGCATAAACAAGCTGAAGAAAAGTGGCTGTTACTTTTAGATGGATATACGAAAGAAGAGCAAGACTTTATTCAAAGGTTTATAAAGGATGTCTCCGATCATTTGGAAATATAATTGGAAGAAAAAACTCCTTCATTTCAAGCTGTTTGAATATAATTTCTAAAAGAACTCATATATAATAGAAAAAGATACTTAACATAGTGAATAATTAAAGAGTCAATATATAAAGAGGAGAGAATAACATGCTTGAAAATACGGGGTTAGTATTAGAAGGCGGCGGTATGCGTGGTGTATATACGGGCGGGATACTAGAATACTTTATGGAACAAGATTTATATTTTCCATATGTAGTCGGTGTATCAGCTGGTGCTTGTCATGCAGCGTCGTATCTTTCCAGACAAAGAAATAGAAATAAAACGGTCAATATTGATTATGTATCACATCCGAAGTATTTATCGTATAAAAACTTATGGAGAAAACGTCAGTTATTTGATATGGATTTCATTTTTCATGAAATACCAGAAAAGCATGTGCCGTTTGATTTTGAAACATACTTTAATAGTCCCGAACGCTTTCTTGTAGGAACAACGGATTGTGAAACAGGACAGTCTGTTTATTTTGAAAAAGAGGGAACGAATGATGATGCGCTAAATTTATTACAAGCGTCTAGCTCATTACCTTTCATTGCACCAGTAGTAAATTACCGTGGTAAGCAATTATTAGATGGCGGGATTTCTGATCCAATTCCAGTTCGAAAAGCACAGGAGGATGGATTTAAAAAATCAGTCGTTATTTTGACGAGAAATCATGGTTATGCAAAAAAGAAATCAAAATTTGGCTGGGTTGCAGCGAAAGCATATAAAAAATATCCGAACCTTGTTAACACGATGCTGAGTCGTTATGAAGTGTATAATGAAACACTTCACTACATTGAAAAAGAAGAGCAAGCGGGTAATTTATTTGTTATTCGTCCAGAAGTGCCACTTCAAGTAGATCGTATGGAAAAAGATGCGATAAAACTACAAAGTTTATATGAGCAAGGCTATGAAGATGCAAAGAGACAGTTTGCAGATTTGCAGGCGTTTTTGCAAAAATAAGTATTAGGCTGTGGAGAAGAATTTCTCTGCAGTCTTTTTTATTATTGGTTTTAATTACAAATATCGGTAATTACGTTTCTTCTTTCAAAAAAATCATATAAGAAGCCTGTTATTAAATATATACCAACGTTAATATTGTTTATTTTGGCTTTCATTTCTTCTGTTATGTTTGTATTGAATAACGGAATGGGAGAGTTGATGATAGCGGTCTCTTTAGGGATTGCAGCGATAGTGAACGGTCTTTTACTTCTTGCATTGAAAGTAGTTCGTGTGATTGTTGCAAAGGGAAGATAGAGCATCGAATTTCGATGCTCTATTTTTTTATGTAAAAAAAAATCCCTCTTTATAAGGAATTTTAATGTGGTAAGAAAATCAATTGATAAGCAAACAAGATTCCAAATACATATACAAGTGGGTGAACAGCACGGAA from Bacillus basilensis includes the following:
- a CDS encoding patatin family protein; protein product: MLENTGLVLEGGGMRGVYTGGILEYFMEQDLYFPYVVGVSAGACHAASYLSRQRNRNKTVNIDYVSHPKYLSYKNLWRKRQLFDMDFIFHEIPEKHVPFDFETYFNSPERFLVGTTDCETGQSVYFEKEGTNDDALNLLQASSSLPFIAPVVNYRGKQLLDGGISDPIPVRKAQEDGFKKSVVILTRNHGYAKKKSKFGWVAAKAYKKYPNLVNTMLSRYEVYNETLHYIEKEEQAGNLFVIRPEVPLQVDRMEKDAIKLQSLYEQGYEDAKRQFADLQAFLQK
- the kdpB gene encoding potassium-transporting ATPase subunit KdpB, which translates into the protein MRPVVVKEKRVNQSQIHAVEDEVRQAKTMDRDIVTHAMKQSVAKLNPKVMIKNPIMFVVEIGFIITFILSFLPSSSSSIPGWFNITVSLILLFTVLFANFAEALAEGRGKAQADSLKQSKKDVFANVVKENGDIVQVSATDLRKGDVVIVKQGEMIPSDGEVIKGLASVDESAITGESAPVIKEAGGDFCSVTGGTMVVSDEITIVITSNPGESFIDKMISLVEGASRQKTPNEIALNTVLTSLTLIFLIVVVTLPIFTNYLGFQIDTAVLVALLVCLIPTTIGGLLSAIGIAGMDRVTKFNVLAMSGKAVEAAGDINTIILDKTGTITFGNRMAHTLLPVGNETIEQVGKWAAISSVLDETPEGRSVIEYVKTKSISYNREIAEQGEFVPFKAETRMSGVDLQDGTKVRKGAVGSVIEWVQSQGGTIPKDVNQKADFISKEGGTPLVVAVDNRIYGLIYLKDTVKPGMRERFEQLRQMGIKTVMCTGDNPLTAATIAKEAGVDEFVAECKPEDKIAVIKAEQDKGKLVAMTGDGTNDAPALAQADVGLAMNSGTTAAKEAANMIDLDSNPTKIIEVVGIGKQLLMTRGALTTFSIANDIAKYFAIIPAMFTLAIPQMEALNIMKLTSPLSAILSALIFNAVIIPLLIPLAMKGIAYKPMSSNALLGRNLLIYGLGGVIVPFIGIKVIDMIVGLFI
- a CDS encoding MarR family transcriptional regulator; amino-acid sequence: MDYATKQMEILSDIRTLLHKKEEHLKGQNEKFLRETGVSGMSLSELHVIECIGKNDLMNVTAITTEMGITKGAISKICTKLFQKQFVEKIQMLDNQKEIFFRLTESGNEIYKAHDKLHKQAEEKWLLLLDGYTKEEQDFIQRFIKDVSDHLEI
- the thiD gene encoding bifunctional hydroxymethylpyrimidine kinase/phosphomethylpyrimidine kinase produces the protein MSGMKVNKALTIAGSDSGGGAGIQADLKTFQELGVYGMTAITAITAQNTLGVQGVYPVPLEGITEQLNSIGTDLTPDAVKLGMLFSSEIIQIVAEHINKFGWNNIVLDPVMIAKGGASLLQQEAVQALKEYLLPVATVITPNVPEAEVLTGLEIHNVEDSKEAAKVLHELGAKYVLMKGGHAEYQGNEVIDLLFDGEEFIEFRSERIPSKQTHGSGCTFASAVTAGLAKGYSMEEAVQEAKQFISIAIEEPLNIGSGHGPTNHFAYKLNKA
- the kdpC gene encoding K(+)-transporting ATPase subunit C, which produces MAKKQSILSPIIRITFTFLVLCGFVYPLIVTGIAQAVMKDNADGSLIYNDKNEVIGSKLIGQNFTDPRYFHGRVSSIEYKAEASGSNNYAPSNPDLEKRVEKSIEEWKKQNPTVPVTEVPIDLVTNSGSGLDPDISPKAASVQVERISKLTNIPKETLDQLIKDQTEDAALGLFGENRVNVLKLNLQLQKLMK
- a CDS encoding MFS transporter is translated as MKKSKLNFILYVICISALLGSFAQNIYTPILPMIQASFHTSLYLVNLTVSIFTFVLAIMQLFYGPLIDTKGRKSVLIPSLVISTIGSIGCAFSANVYLFLFFRAVQAIGIAAIPVVAATIIGDLFEGKERGEAMSLYQMLLALAPAIGPLIGGYLGSINGHLSVFLFLSILGILLLIINISLLPETKPTVMKQPQAKKNYWLILKNTTGFSITLIGFIQFCIYFCFLVFLPSILTNSFHLTASEIGLMFIPMSLSIMLGSYCYKLLQKLLTTKQALFITSFFNIICVTLFSFTYSINIPFIIIVTSLYGFSMGLSMPTHTTLLTEEFVQERATAIGMYNFIRYFGMSTGPLVGGFLLFNQNYFWIFFLGAIMFLIIILYAMKMLRFPATQKVK
- the kdpA gene encoding potassium-transporting ATPase subunit KdpA yields the protein MIWVAVVITMLLFILVAKPTGIYLEKAFQGSKKLDKVFGPFEKLIFKITGVKEYNQTWKQYALSLVLLNGFMIVVVYFIFRLQGVLPLNPAHIEGMEPTLAFNTAISFMADTNLQHYSGENGLSYLSQLIGITFLMFAAPATTLALVMAFIRGLAGKELGNFFVDFTRALTRVFLPIACIAALAFVALGVPQTLDGAVTAQTIDGAKQSILRGPVASFVSIKELGNNGGGFFGANSTHPFENPGQMSNILQMMLMMLLPTALPFTYGRMVGNKKQGRILFVSLFMVFLLGFITITTSELNGNPALNGMGIEHVQGSTEGKEVRFGTVFSSLYATVTTAAETGAVNTMHDTLTPIGGLVPLVNMMLNTVYGGVGAGFVNIIMYAIIAVFISGLMVGRTPEFLGKKIEGKEMKLIAVTILFHPLLILGFSALALSTSLGTDAISHSGFHGLTQVVYEYTSSAANNGSGFEGLADNTPFWNITTGLVMFLGRYFSLITMLAVAASLKEKTVVPETVGTFRTDNSLFGGIFIGTIVIVGALTFFPMLVLGPIAEFLTLK
- a CDS encoding sugar ABC transporter ATPase, whose protein sequence is MSVITFLLSKKSYKKPVIKYIPTLILFILAFISSVMFVLNNGMGELMIAVSLGIAAIVNGLLLLALKVVRVIVAKGR
- the kdpF gene encoding K(+)-transporting ATPase subunit F, with product MMIALSVIVAAITVYLVYALLNPEKF
- the kdpDN gene encoding KdpD-like non-kinase potassium sensor (KdpDN resembles contains the N-terminal sensor region of KdpD but lacks the C-terminal histidine kinase region.), which encodes MNVLYADDYKPTFQRRTPEEYLEYIRQQNRGKLKLYVGAAPGVGKSYKMLFDAREMKKDGMDIVIGLIETHGRKETEEAIADLEKVSLKEIQYKGKIFYELDVEEIIKRAPQVVVVDELAHSNIPGSKHKKRYMDVQELLEAGISVLSAFNIQHLESVHDIVAQITNIKVRERIPDFILQKANEIQLVDATPEVLRKRLIDGKIYKEEKIQQSLQNFFTLNNLGALRELSLREVADDMDEKISQTVIEPIGVKEKILVCVQYSSTAEKLIRRGWRMADRLNAELYVLNVERENIDSLSAGKKQTIEEWKALTNQFDASFVLEEAKGRKPADVIIEVAKRLQVTQILLGQSARTRWEEIRKGSIVNEIMRQTKYIDIHIVADQRA